One Hevea brasiliensis isolate MT/VB/25A 57/8 chromosome 5, ASM3005281v1, whole genome shotgun sequence genomic region harbors:
- the LOC110633941 gene encoding uncharacterized protein LOC110633941 isoform X4: MSGPEENLVLEDKMLSLLDVCFEDDCLYNSPSRDHQFPHFPDKQTEHETVQMVGLDEPENSLEGGEQATQPFELAEQEKTRKNEKYNLRKSLAWDSAFFTSAGVLEPEELSTIIGGTEKGGKNHILLGIEEDIHRSTDSISTFATDNSTLGTLEDDLFGDIRASIQKSSKGSNAAVSHGKAGSGVNEGQLIKSSEKVDIVVQKKLKTKAAPRKLTVAIKGSGKLANQVSPTPQASKCGLMNEESTSSVRKPPNRAGRVSPILTTATKRASLGANHVKMEKDSAKYSTGHSDKPKNLTVAVRGAKPPYMGGSRNTVPKPTLPFKSSLQSSMASKSELRTSSSTIDSLGSLSSDGSSRCSLYSEKRKIDSKTGNHFSTVSTVKSTLKTESRSKNQSMSPRISPSVTKAKFFASISPASSISEWSLESMSPTSTLNKRTNSSRPSLDTRLCSDAYDNGDASQVLDSQNHSSDKCSVGHGTQVIGLPSECGKRVSTGSGAVVRPDSIKPSGLRMPSPKIGFFDGVRSEVRTPSGRNQSHPAVPRGLPRYGVENVSPSGRSNEAKLGKLQPIALAVRGTKASAQQNASEIKPRPPLPLQAPPGNASKVCSASRNGKYCPGMPLKVQSRISPGNGRQDNLKAEKIAPKDCDTTINNPDIRNESLHKNKMSPQSENKGPVKDADFTRIIGGLGVTCNLSSVSEAENIIMSQKVGENAAYGQKKILGLLSNINEKGKTCFEDQVDHLASQVGAMDIHREIQQKPVLDSCSLHQVNESRAVKTSAQEEFAKLLMPSSALTPTKGVKVEIYEN; this comes from the exons ATGAGTGGACCCGAGGAGAATTTGGTTCTTGAAGACAAAATGCTAAGTCTCCTTGATGTCTGCTTCGAGGACGATTGCCTCTACAATTCTCCTTCTCGCGATCATCAATTTCCCCATTTTCCAG ATAAACAGACAGAGCACGAAACTGTTCAAATGGTGGGTTTGGACGAACCGGAAAACTCTCTTGAAGGAGGTGAACAAGCCACTCAACCATTTGAATTAGCAGaacaagaaaagacaagaaaaaatgaAAAGTACAACTTGCGCAAAAGTTTAGCCTGGGACAGTGCTTTCTTCACAAGTGCAG GTGTTTTGGAACCAGAGGAGTTATCTACTATTATAGGAGGAACTGAGAAAGGAGGAAAAAATCATATATTGCTGGGAATTGAGGAGGATATACACAGATCTACTGATTCAATATCTACATTTGCAACTGATAATTCAACATTAGGAACTCTCGAGGATGACTTATTTGGAGATATAAGAGCTTCAATCCAGAAATCTAGTAAAGGATCCAATGCAGCAGTTTCACATGGTAAAGCGGGGTCTGGAGTAAATGAAGGCCAACTTATCAAAT CTTCGGAGAAAGTGGACATTGTTGTTCAAAAAAAG TTAAAGACTAAAGCAGCTCCCAGGAAGCTAACCGTTGCCATTAAAGGATCAGGAAAACTGGCAAACCAGGTCTCTCCTACTCCACAAGCTTCAAAG TGTGGTTTGATGAATGAAGAGTCGACTTCTTCTGTTCGTAAGCCACCCAATAGAGCTGGCAGAGTTAGTCCCATCTTAACAACAGCAACCAAAAGAGCTTCCTTGGGTGCCAACCATGTCAAAATGGAAAAGGACAGTGCAAAATATTCAACTGGTCATTCAGATAAACCAAAGAATTTGACTG TGGCAGTTAGAGGAGCTAAACCTCCTTATATGGGTGGTTCACGAAATACCGTCCCCAAGCCCACACTTCCTTTCAAGTCCTCTTTGCAATCATCAATGGCATCTAAGTCGGAGCTAAGAACTTCATCTTCCACCATTGATAGTTTGGGAAGCTTGTCATCTGACGGTAGCAGTAGATGTTCTTTGTAtagtgagaaaagaaaaattgatTCCAAAACTGGCAATCATTTTTCCACCGTTTCAACTGTCAAATCCACATTGAAAACTGAATCAAGAAGTAAGAATCAGTCTATGAGTCCACGTATCTCACCTTCTGTGACCAAGGCCAAGTTCTTTGCTAGCATATCACCTGCTAGTTCTATCAGTGAATGGTCTTTGGAATCGATGTCACCAACTTCTACCCTTAATAAAAGAACTAACAGTTCAAGACCTAGCCTTGACACTCGCTTGTGCTCGGATGCTTATGACAATGGTGATGCTTCCCAAGTTTTGGACTCTCAAAACCATTCTAGTGACAAATGCTCAGTGGGACATGGTACCCAGGTCATTGGACTGCCAAGTGAGTGTGGAAAGAGAGTTTCAACAGGAAGTGGTGCAGTTGTTCGTCCAGATTCAATCAAACCGTCAGGGCTTCGGATGCCATCACCAAAAATTGGCTTCTTTGATGGG GTGAGATCAGAAGTGCGCACTCCCAGTGGAAGGAACCAATCACATCCAGCTGTACCCAGGGGCTTGCCCAGATATGGGGTGGAAAATGTTAGCCCCAGTGGTAGGTCAAACGAAGCAAAACTTGGAAAGCTTCAACCAATTGCATTGGCAGTTCGGGGCACCAAAGCCAGTGCTCAGCAAAATGCCTCAGAAATCAAACCTAGACCTCCTTTACCTCTTCAGGCACCCCCAGGTAATGCATCAAAGGTCTGTAGTGCTTCAAGAAATGGAAAATACTGTCCTGGCATGCCTCTGAAAGTTCAAAGTAGAATATCTCCTGGAAATGGTAGGCAAGATAACTTGAAGGCTGAAAAAATTGCGCCTAAAGATTGTGATACAACAATAAACAATCCAGACATTAGGAATGAGAGCCTACATAAGAATAAAATGAGCCCACAGAGTGAGAACAAAGGTCCTGTAAAAGATGCAGACTTTACTCGCATCATTGGAGGACTTGGTGTTACATGCAACTTGAGTTCCGTGTCTGAGGCTGAAAACATAATCATGTCACAGAAGGTGGGCGAAAATGCTGCATATGgtcaaaagaaaattttgggcttaCTTTCTAACATCAATGAGAAGGGAAAAACATGTTTTGAAGATCAAGTTGATCATTTGGCTTCACAAGTTGGAGCTATGGATATTCATAGGGAGATCCAGCAAAAACCTGTTCTTGACTCTTGTTCTCTTCATCAAGTTAATGAAAGCAGAGCAGTTAAAACTAGTGCCCAAGAGGAATTCGCGAAGTTGTTAATGCCTTCCTCTGCTCTGACCCCTACTAAAGGGGTAAAGGTAGAGATATATGAGAACTAA
- the LOC110633941 gene encoding uncharacterized protein LOC110633941 isoform X5: MVGLDEPENSLEGGEQATQPFELAEQEKTRKNEKYNLRKSLAWDSAFFTSAGVLEPEELSTIIGGTEKGGKNHILLGIEEDIHRSTDSISTFATDNSTLGTLEDDLFGDIRASIQKSSKGSNAAVSHGKAGSGVNEGQLIKSSEKVDIVVQKKLKTKAAPRKLTVAIKGSGKLANQVSPTPQASKCGLMNEESTSSVRKPPNRAGRVSPILTTATKRASLGANHVKMEKDSAKYSTGHSDKPKNLTVAVRGAKPPYMGGSRNTVPKPTLPFKSSLQSSMASKSELRTSSSTIDSLGSLSSDGSSRCSLYSEKRKIDSKTGNHFSTVSTVKSTLKTESRSKNQSMSPRISPSVTKAKFFASISPASSISEWSLESMSPTSTLNKRTNSSRPSLDTRLCSDAYDNGDASQVLDSQNHSSDKCSVGHGTQVIGLPSECGKRVSTGSGAVVRPDSIKPSGLRMPSPKIGFFDGVRSEVRTPSGRNQSHPAVPRGLPRYGVENVSPSGRSNEAKLGKLQPIALAVRGTKASAQQNASEIKPRPPLPLQAPPGNASKVCSASRNGKYCPGMPLKVQSRISPGNGRQDNLKAEKIAPKDCDTTINNPDIRNESLHKNKMSPQSENKGPVKDADFTRIIGGLGVTCNLSSVSEAENIIMSQKVGENAAYGQKKILGLLSNINEKGKTCFEDQVDHLASQVGAMDIHREIQQKPVLDSCSLHQVNESRAVKTSAQEEFAKLLMPSSALTPTKGVKVEIYEN; this comes from the exons ATGGTGGGTTTGGACGAACCGGAAAACTCTCTTGAAGGAGGTGAACAAGCCACTCAACCATTTGAATTAGCAGaacaagaaaagacaagaaaaaatgaAAAGTACAACTTGCGCAAAAGTTTAGCCTGGGACAGTGCTTTCTTCACAAGTGCAG GTGTTTTGGAACCAGAGGAGTTATCTACTATTATAGGAGGAACTGAGAAAGGAGGAAAAAATCATATATTGCTGGGAATTGAGGAGGATATACACAGATCTACTGATTCAATATCTACATTTGCAACTGATAATTCAACATTAGGAACTCTCGAGGATGACTTATTTGGAGATATAAGAGCTTCAATCCAGAAATCTAGTAAAGGATCCAATGCAGCAGTTTCACATGGTAAAGCGGGGTCTGGAGTAAATGAAGGCCAACTTATCAAAT CTTCGGAGAAAGTGGACATTGTTGTTCAAAAAAAG TTAAAGACTAAAGCAGCTCCCAGGAAGCTAACCGTTGCCATTAAAGGATCAGGAAAACTGGCAAACCAGGTCTCTCCTACTCCACAAGCTTCAAAG TGTGGTTTGATGAATGAAGAGTCGACTTCTTCTGTTCGTAAGCCACCCAATAGAGCTGGCAGAGTTAGTCCCATCTTAACAACAGCAACCAAAAGAGCTTCCTTGGGTGCCAACCATGTCAAAATGGAAAAGGACAGTGCAAAATATTCAACTGGTCATTCAGATAAACCAAAGAATTTGACTG TGGCAGTTAGAGGAGCTAAACCTCCTTATATGGGTGGTTCACGAAATACCGTCCCCAAGCCCACACTTCCTTTCAAGTCCTCTTTGCAATCATCAATGGCATCTAAGTCGGAGCTAAGAACTTCATCTTCCACCATTGATAGTTTGGGAAGCTTGTCATCTGACGGTAGCAGTAGATGTTCTTTGTAtagtgagaaaagaaaaattgatTCCAAAACTGGCAATCATTTTTCCACCGTTTCAACTGTCAAATCCACATTGAAAACTGAATCAAGAAGTAAGAATCAGTCTATGAGTCCACGTATCTCACCTTCTGTGACCAAGGCCAAGTTCTTTGCTAGCATATCACCTGCTAGTTCTATCAGTGAATGGTCTTTGGAATCGATGTCACCAACTTCTACCCTTAATAAAAGAACTAACAGTTCAAGACCTAGCCTTGACACTCGCTTGTGCTCGGATGCTTATGACAATGGTGATGCTTCCCAAGTTTTGGACTCTCAAAACCATTCTAGTGACAAATGCTCAGTGGGACATGGTACCCAGGTCATTGGACTGCCAAGTGAGTGTGGAAAGAGAGTTTCAACAGGAAGTGGTGCAGTTGTTCGTCCAGATTCAATCAAACCGTCAGGGCTTCGGATGCCATCACCAAAAATTGGCTTCTTTGATGGG GTGAGATCAGAAGTGCGCACTCCCAGTGGAAGGAACCAATCACATCCAGCTGTACCCAGGGGCTTGCCCAGATATGGGGTGGAAAATGTTAGCCCCAGTGGTAGGTCAAACGAAGCAAAACTTGGAAAGCTTCAACCAATTGCATTGGCAGTTCGGGGCACCAAAGCCAGTGCTCAGCAAAATGCCTCAGAAATCAAACCTAGACCTCCTTTACCTCTTCAGGCACCCCCAGGTAATGCATCAAAGGTCTGTAGTGCTTCAAGAAATGGAAAATACTGTCCTGGCATGCCTCTGAAAGTTCAAAGTAGAATATCTCCTGGAAATGGTAGGCAAGATAACTTGAAGGCTGAAAAAATTGCGCCTAAAGATTGTGATACAACAATAAACAATCCAGACATTAGGAATGAGAGCCTACATAAGAATAAAATGAGCCCACAGAGTGAGAACAAAGGTCCTGTAAAAGATGCAGACTTTACTCGCATCATTGGAGGACTTGGTGTTACATGCAACTTGAGTTCCGTGTCTGAGGCTGAAAACATAATCATGTCACAGAAGGTGGGCGAAAATGCTGCATATGgtcaaaagaaaattttgggcttaCTTTCTAACATCAATGAGAAGGGAAAAACATGTTTTGAAGATCAAGTTGATCATTTGGCTTCACAAGTTGGAGCTATGGATATTCATAGGGAGATCCAGCAAAAACCTGTTCTTGACTCTTGTTCTCTTCATCAAGTTAATGAAAGCAGAGCAGTTAAAACTAGTGCCCAAGAGGAATTCGCGAAGTTGTTAATGCCTTCCTCTGCTCTGACCCCTACTAAAGGGGTAAAGGTAGAGATATATGAGAACTAA
- the LOC110633941 gene encoding uncharacterized protein LOC110633941 isoform X2 has translation MSGPEENLVLEDKMLSLLDVCFEDDCLYNSPSRDHQFPHFPEKKIPFALSGIVACSDKQTEHETVQMVGLDEPENSLEGGEQATQPFELAEQEKTRKNEKYNLRKSLAWDSAFFTSAGVLEPEELSTIIGGTEKGGKNHILLGIEEDIHRSTDSISTFATDNSTLGTLEDDLFGDIRASIQKSSKGSNAAVSHGKAGSGVNEGQLIKSSEKVDIVVQKKLKTKAAPRKLTVAIKGSGKLANQVSPTPQASKCGLMNEESTSSVRKPPNRAGRVSPILTTATKRASLGANHVKMEKDSAKYSTGHSDKPKNLTVRGAKPPYMGGSRNTVPKPTLPFKSSLQSSMASKSELRTSSSTIDSLGSLSSDGSSRCSLYSEKRKIDSKTGNHFSTVSTVKSTLKTESRSKNQSMSPRISPSVTKAKFFASISPASSISEWSLESMSPTSTLNKRTNSSRPSLDTRLCSDAYDNGDASQVLDSQNHSSDKCSVGHGTQVIGLPSECGKRVSTGSGAVVRPDSIKPSGLRMPSPKIGFFDGVRSEVRTPSGRNQSHPAVPRGLPRYGVENVSPSGRSNEAKLGKLQPIALAVRGTKASAQQNASEIKPRPPLPLQAPPGNASKVCSASRNGKYCPGMPLKVQSRISPGNGRQDNLKAEKIAPKDCDTTINNPDIRNESLHKNKMSPQSENKGPVKDADFTRIIGGLGVTCNLSSVSEAENIIMSQKVGENAAYGQKKILGLLSNINEKGKTCFEDQVDHLASQVGAMDIHREIQQKPVLDSCSLHQVNESRAVKTSAQEEFAKLLMPSSALTPTKGVKVEIYEN, from the exons ATGAGTGGACCCGAGGAGAATTTGGTTCTTGAAGACAAAATGCTAAGTCTCCTTGATGTCTGCTTCGAGGACGATTGCCTCTACAATTCTCCTTCTCGCGATCATCAATTTCCCCATTTTCCAG AAAAgaaaattccttttgcattatctGGCATCGTGGCATGTTCAGATAAACAGACAGAGCACGAAACTGTTCAAATGGTGGGTTTGGACGAACCGGAAAACTCTCTTGAAGGAGGTGAACAAGCCACTCAACCATTTGAATTAGCAGaacaagaaaagacaagaaaaaatgaAAAGTACAACTTGCGCAAAAGTTTAGCCTGGGACAGTGCTTTCTTCACAAGTGCAG GTGTTTTGGAACCAGAGGAGTTATCTACTATTATAGGAGGAACTGAGAAAGGAGGAAAAAATCATATATTGCTGGGAATTGAGGAGGATATACACAGATCTACTGATTCAATATCTACATTTGCAACTGATAATTCAACATTAGGAACTCTCGAGGATGACTTATTTGGAGATATAAGAGCTTCAATCCAGAAATCTAGTAAAGGATCCAATGCAGCAGTTTCACATGGTAAAGCGGGGTCTGGAGTAAATGAAGGCCAACTTATCAAAT CTTCGGAGAAAGTGGACATTGTTGTTCAAAAAAAG TTAAAGACTAAAGCAGCTCCCAGGAAGCTAACCGTTGCCATTAAAGGATCAGGAAAACTGGCAAACCAGGTCTCTCCTACTCCACAAGCTTCAAAG TGTGGTTTGATGAATGAAGAGTCGACTTCTTCTGTTCGTAAGCCACCCAATAGAGCTGGCAGAGTTAGTCCCATCTTAACAACAGCAACCAAAAGAGCTTCCTTGGGTGCCAACCATGTCAAAATGGAAAAGGACAGTGCAAAATATTCAACTGGTCATTCAGATAAACCAAAGAATTTGACTG TTAGAGGAGCTAAACCTCCTTATATGGGTGGTTCACGAAATACCGTCCCCAAGCCCACACTTCCTTTCAAGTCCTCTTTGCAATCATCAATGGCATCTAAGTCGGAGCTAAGAACTTCATCTTCCACCATTGATAGTTTGGGAAGCTTGTCATCTGACGGTAGCAGTAGATGTTCTTTGTAtagtgagaaaagaaaaattgatTCCAAAACTGGCAATCATTTTTCCACCGTTTCAACTGTCAAATCCACATTGAAAACTGAATCAAGAAGTAAGAATCAGTCTATGAGTCCACGTATCTCACCTTCTGTGACCAAGGCCAAGTTCTTTGCTAGCATATCACCTGCTAGTTCTATCAGTGAATGGTCTTTGGAATCGATGTCACCAACTTCTACCCTTAATAAAAGAACTAACAGTTCAAGACCTAGCCTTGACACTCGCTTGTGCTCGGATGCTTATGACAATGGTGATGCTTCCCAAGTTTTGGACTCTCAAAACCATTCTAGTGACAAATGCTCAGTGGGACATGGTACCCAGGTCATTGGACTGCCAAGTGAGTGTGGAAAGAGAGTTTCAACAGGAAGTGGTGCAGTTGTTCGTCCAGATTCAATCAAACCGTCAGGGCTTCGGATGCCATCACCAAAAATTGGCTTCTTTGATGGG GTGAGATCAGAAGTGCGCACTCCCAGTGGAAGGAACCAATCACATCCAGCTGTACCCAGGGGCTTGCCCAGATATGGGGTGGAAAATGTTAGCCCCAGTGGTAGGTCAAACGAAGCAAAACTTGGAAAGCTTCAACCAATTGCATTGGCAGTTCGGGGCACCAAAGCCAGTGCTCAGCAAAATGCCTCAGAAATCAAACCTAGACCTCCTTTACCTCTTCAGGCACCCCCAGGTAATGCATCAAAGGTCTGTAGTGCTTCAAGAAATGGAAAATACTGTCCTGGCATGCCTCTGAAAGTTCAAAGTAGAATATCTCCTGGAAATGGTAGGCAAGATAACTTGAAGGCTGAAAAAATTGCGCCTAAAGATTGTGATACAACAATAAACAATCCAGACATTAGGAATGAGAGCCTACATAAGAATAAAATGAGCCCACAGAGTGAGAACAAAGGTCCTGTAAAAGATGCAGACTTTACTCGCATCATTGGAGGACTTGGTGTTACATGCAACTTGAGTTCCGTGTCTGAGGCTGAAAACATAATCATGTCACAGAAGGTGGGCGAAAATGCTGCATATGgtcaaaagaaaattttgggcttaCTTTCTAACATCAATGAGAAGGGAAAAACATGTTTTGAAGATCAAGTTGATCATTTGGCTTCACAAGTTGGAGCTATGGATATTCATAGGGAGATCCAGCAAAAACCTGTTCTTGACTCTTGTTCTCTTCATCAAGTTAATGAAAGCAGAGCAGTTAAAACTAGTGCCCAAGAGGAATTCGCGAAGTTGTTAATGCCTTCCTCTGCTCTGACCCCTACTAAAGGGGTAAAGGTAGAGATATATGAGAACTAA
- the LOC110633941 gene encoding uncharacterized protein LOC110633941 isoform X3 — MSGPEENLVLEDKMLSLLDVCFEDDCLYNSPSRDHQFPHFPEKKIPFALSGIVACSDKQTEHETVQMVGLDEPENSLEGGEQATQPFELAEQEKTRKNEKYNLRKSLAWDSAFFTSAGVLEPEELSTIIGGTEKGGKNHILLGIEEDIHRSTDSISTFATDNSTLGTLEDDLFGDIRASIQKSSKGSNAAVSHGKAGSGVNEGQLIKSSEKVDIVVQKKLKTKAAPRKLTVAIKGSGKLANQCGLMNEESTSSVRKPPNRAGRVSPILTTATKRASLGANHVKMEKDSAKYSTGHSDKPKNLTVAVRGAKPPYMGGSRNTVPKPTLPFKSSLQSSMASKSELRTSSSTIDSLGSLSSDGSSRCSLYSEKRKIDSKTGNHFSTVSTVKSTLKTESRSKNQSMSPRISPSVTKAKFFASISPASSISEWSLESMSPTSTLNKRTNSSRPSLDTRLCSDAYDNGDASQVLDSQNHSSDKCSVGHGTQVIGLPSECGKRVSTGSGAVVRPDSIKPSGLRMPSPKIGFFDGVRSEVRTPSGRNQSHPAVPRGLPRYGVENVSPSGRSNEAKLGKLQPIALAVRGTKASAQQNASEIKPRPPLPLQAPPGNASKVCSASRNGKYCPGMPLKVQSRISPGNGRQDNLKAEKIAPKDCDTTINNPDIRNESLHKNKMSPQSENKGPVKDADFTRIIGGLGVTCNLSSVSEAENIIMSQKVGENAAYGQKKILGLLSNINEKGKTCFEDQVDHLASQVGAMDIHREIQQKPVLDSCSLHQVNESRAVKTSAQEEFAKLLMPSSALTPTKGVKVEIYEN; from the exons ATGAGTGGACCCGAGGAGAATTTGGTTCTTGAAGACAAAATGCTAAGTCTCCTTGATGTCTGCTTCGAGGACGATTGCCTCTACAATTCTCCTTCTCGCGATCATCAATTTCCCCATTTTCCAG AAAAgaaaattccttttgcattatctGGCATCGTGGCATGTTCAGATAAACAGACAGAGCACGAAACTGTTCAAATGGTGGGTTTGGACGAACCGGAAAACTCTCTTGAAGGAGGTGAACAAGCCACTCAACCATTTGAATTAGCAGaacaagaaaagacaagaaaaaatgaAAAGTACAACTTGCGCAAAAGTTTAGCCTGGGACAGTGCTTTCTTCACAAGTGCAG GTGTTTTGGAACCAGAGGAGTTATCTACTATTATAGGAGGAACTGAGAAAGGAGGAAAAAATCATATATTGCTGGGAATTGAGGAGGATATACACAGATCTACTGATTCAATATCTACATTTGCAACTGATAATTCAACATTAGGAACTCTCGAGGATGACTTATTTGGAGATATAAGAGCTTCAATCCAGAAATCTAGTAAAGGATCCAATGCAGCAGTTTCACATGGTAAAGCGGGGTCTGGAGTAAATGAAGGCCAACTTATCAAAT CTTCGGAGAAAGTGGACATTGTTGTTCAAAAAAAG TTAAAGACTAAAGCAGCTCCCAGGAAGCTAACCGTTGCCATTAAAGGATCAGGAAAACTGGCAAACCAG TGTGGTTTGATGAATGAAGAGTCGACTTCTTCTGTTCGTAAGCCACCCAATAGAGCTGGCAGAGTTAGTCCCATCTTAACAACAGCAACCAAAAGAGCTTCCTTGGGTGCCAACCATGTCAAAATGGAAAAGGACAGTGCAAAATATTCAACTGGTCATTCAGATAAACCAAAGAATTTGACTG TGGCAGTTAGAGGAGCTAAACCTCCTTATATGGGTGGTTCACGAAATACCGTCCCCAAGCCCACACTTCCTTTCAAGTCCTCTTTGCAATCATCAATGGCATCTAAGTCGGAGCTAAGAACTTCATCTTCCACCATTGATAGTTTGGGAAGCTTGTCATCTGACGGTAGCAGTAGATGTTCTTTGTAtagtgagaaaagaaaaattgatTCCAAAACTGGCAATCATTTTTCCACCGTTTCAACTGTCAAATCCACATTGAAAACTGAATCAAGAAGTAAGAATCAGTCTATGAGTCCACGTATCTCACCTTCTGTGACCAAGGCCAAGTTCTTTGCTAGCATATCACCTGCTAGTTCTATCAGTGAATGGTCTTTGGAATCGATGTCACCAACTTCTACCCTTAATAAAAGAACTAACAGTTCAAGACCTAGCCTTGACACTCGCTTGTGCTCGGATGCTTATGACAATGGTGATGCTTCCCAAGTTTTGGACTCTCAAAACCATTCTAGTGACAAATGCTCAGTGGGACATGGTACCCAGGTCATTGGACTGCCAAGTGAGTGTGGAAAGAGAGTTTCAACAGGAAGTGGTGCAGTTGTTCGTCCAGATTCAATCAAACCGTCAGGGCTTCGGATGCCATCACCAAAAATTGGCTTCTTTGATGGG GTGAGATCAGAAGTGCGCACTCCCAGTGGAAGGAACCAATCACATCCAGCTGTACCCAGGGGCTTGCCCAGATATGGGGTGGAAAATGTTAGCCCCAGTGGTAGGTCAAACGAAGCAAAACTTGGAAAGCTTCAACCAATTGCATTGGCAGTTCGGGGCACCAAAGCCAGTGCTCAGCAAAATGCCTCAGAAATCAAACCTAGACCTCCTTTACCTCTTCAGGCACCCCCAGGTAATGCATCAAAGGTCTGTAGTGCTTCAAGAAATGGAAAATACTGTCCTGGCATGCCTCTGAAAGTTCAAAGTAGAATATCTCCTGGAAATGGTAGGCAAGATAACTTGAAGGCTGAAAAAATTGCGCCTAAAGATTGTGATACAACAATAAACAATCCAGACATTAGGAATGAGAGCCTACATAAGAATAAAATGAGCCCACAGAGTGAGAACAAAGGTCCTGTAAAAGATGCAGACTTTACTCGCATCATTGGAGGACTTGGTGTTACATGCAACTTGAGTTCCGTGTCTGAGGCTGAAAACATAATCATGTCACAGAAGGTGGGCGAAAATGCTGCATATGgtcaaaagaaaattttgggcttaCTTTCTAACATCAATGAGAAGGGAAAAACATGTTTTGAAGATCAAGTTGATCATTTGGCTTCACAAGTTGGAGCTATGGATATTCATAGGGAGATCCAGCAAAAACCTGTTCTTGACTCTTGTTCTCTTCATCAAGTTAATGAAAGCAGAGCAGTTAAAACTAGTGCCCAAGAGGAATTCGCGAAGTTGTTAATGCCTTCCTCTGCTCTGACCCCTACTAAAGGGGTAAAGGTAGAGATATATGAGAACTAA